Proteins co-encoded in one Nonomuraea helvata genomic window:
- a CDS encoding GNAT family N-acetyltransferase, producing the protein MFDQFPEPGRSQLAAAFDEGRTRPEWCFVEGQARLAFWAPFAGSEPVIIWQFDPGPDPVAAAELLRSSLRTMGLSKIIYDISLKPGLTPVVDRAVEHEALTLAGFAMEVERLMLEWVTGTDVPPDPGRLTYHPARRMDPAEVIDILVRVSEGSLDYDTRIEVATAGAEHEARWMYDDLVNRKAKPDWFVIGYLGDSPVGLVAPDDHSIAYIGVVPEHRGHGYVDDLLARGTRTLAEAGLQRIVAATDLANVPTANAFLRAGYSEVGRLFRYYWRAS; encoded by the coding sequence TTGTTCGACCAGTTCCCCGAGCCAGGGCGCTCTCAGCTCGCGGCCGCCTTCGACGAGGGCAGGACCCGGCCTGAATGGTGCTTCGTGGAAGGGCAGGCCCGCCTCGCGTTCTGGGCGCCCTTCGCCGGCTCGGAGCCAGTGATCATCTGGCAGTTCGACCCGGGGCCCGACCCCGTCGCCGCGGCCGAGCTGCTGCGCAGCAGCCTGCGCACGATGGGTCTGAGCAAGATAATTTACGACATCTCCCTCAAGCCGGGCCTGACCCCTGTCGTCGATCGCGCCGTCGAGCACGAGGCCCTGACCCTGGCCGGGTTCGCCATGGAGGTCGAGCGGCTGATGCTCGAATGGGTGACAGGGACGGATGTCCCGCCCGACCCCGGCCGCCTGACGTACCACCCGGCGCGCCGCATGGACCCGGCCGAGGTGATCGACATCCTCGTCCGCGTCTCGGAGGGCTCGCTCGACTACGACACGCGGATCGAGGTGGCCACGGCGGGCGCCGAGCACGAAGCCCGATGGATGTACGACGACCTCGTCAACCGGAAGGCCAAGCCCGACTGGTTCGTCATCGGCTACCTGGGCGACTCCCCCGTCGGCCTGGTGGCCCCCGACGACCACTCGATCGCCTACATCGGCGTCGTGCCCGAGCACCGCGGCCACGGCTACGTCGACGACCTCCTGGCCAGGGGCACGCGCACGCTCGCCGAGGCCGGCCTGCAGCGCATCGTCGCCGCCACTGACCTCGCCAACGTCCCCACTGCCAACGCCTTCCTGCGTGCTGGATACTCGGAGGTCGGCCGGTTGTTCCGCTATTACTGGAGGGCATCGTGA
- a CDS encoding LLM class flavin-dependent oxidoreductase, translating into MRLGVMFDRDLPPERLIPFARALDETSVDDLWVVEDLGWTGGISAAATALAVTSRLRVGIGITPAPLRNPMLLAMELANLARVHPGRLAAGIGHGVGDWMRQVGAAPPSPLTLLEETITAVRALLRGETVTLHGKSVHLDGVSLVHPPAVPPPVLAGVKGPRSLALSGRVAQGTILPEGVGPAQLPGILDQIGGDADHELVVFTFLHTGADFAEVTRPMVEGQAGFLGVAPEEVVMAVGSPEAAAAQVKALWAAGAGTVAVRPLGSDPIQHVTALLSAL; encoded by the coding sequence GTGAGACTTGGCGTCATGTTCGACCGGGACCTGCCGCCCGAGCGGCTGATCCCGTTCGCCAGAGCACTCGACGAGACGTCCGTGGACGACCTCTGGGTGGTGGAGGACCTCGGGTGGACCGGCGGCATCTCGGCCGCGGCCACCGCGCTCGCCGTCACCTCCAGGCTGCGCGTCGGCATCGGCATCACGCCCGCTCCCCTGCGTAACCCGATGCTGCTGGCGATGGAGCTGGCCAACCTGGCCAGGGTGCATCCCGGCCGGCTGGCCGCCGGCATCGGGCACGGCGTGGGCGACTGGATGCGCCAGGTGGGCGCCGCCCCGCCGTCGCCGCTGACCCTCCTGGAGGAGACCATCACGGCCGTACGCGCGCTGCTGCGCGGCGAGACGGTCACCCTGCACGGAAAGTCCGTCCACCTGGACGGGGTGTCCCTGGTGCACCCGCCGGCCGTGCCGCCGCCCGTGCTGGCCGGGGTGAAGGGGCCGCGCTCGCTGGCGCTGTCGGGCCGGGTCGCCCAGGGCACGATCCTGCCGGAGGGCGTCGGGCCCGCGCAGCTGCCCGGCATCCTGGACCAGATCGGGGGCGACGCCGACCACGAGCTGGTGGTCTTCACGTTCCTGCACACCGGGGCCGACTTCGCGGAGGTCACGCGTCCGATGGTGGAGGGGCAGGCGGGCTTCCTCGGGGTCGCGCCCGAGGAGGTGGTGATGGCCGTGGGCTCTCCTGAGGCGGCGGCCGCGCAGGTCAAGGCGCTGTGGGCGGCCGGGGCCGGCACGGTCGCGGTCCGGCCACTCGGCTCGGACCCGATCCAGCACGTCACCGCGCTCCTCTCGGCCCTCTGA
- a CDS encoding DUF4097 family beta strand repeat-containing protein codes for MSIPMRQVVVALAIALAAAGCGVDLEAEEVHSARSFPLTGPLTGAALQIRSSLGGVRVLPGTGGRVEVERWVRGKAADDGNATWSLRDGTLRLGADCSMVFGDCGARYHVKVPPGVRLSIDASDGVILNGLTQDVDVSSGDRIQVTATTGRLRLTSEGPITGDGLKSPNVRCRTSDGAIDLTFAGPPTALDLQSRDGRVTATVPRAAYAISARSQEGTERSELKHDAKSPNTITARSTSGDVRILLAK; via the coding sequence ATGAGCATCCCGATGAGGCAAGTCGTGGTGGCGCTCGCCATTGCGCTGGCGGCGGCCGGATGCGGGGTGGACCTCGAGGCAGAGGAGGTCCACTCCGCCCGGTCGTTCCCCCTGACCGGCCCTTTGACTGGCGCCGCCCTGCAGATCCGATCCTCCCTGGGCGGCGTGCGCGTCCTCCCCGGCACCGGCGGCCGGGTCGAGGTGGAGCGGTGGGTACGCGGCAAGGCCGCCGACGACGGCAACGCCACCTGGTCCCTCCGCGACGGCACCCTCCGCCTGGGCGCCGACTGCAGCATGGTCTTCGGCGACTGCGGCGCCCGCTATCACGTCAAGGTCCCGCCCGGTGTACGGCTGTCGATCGACGCGTCGGACGGCGTCATCCTGAACGGCCTCACCCAGGACGTGGACGTGTCCAGCGGGGACCGCATCCAGGTCACGGCCACCACGGGAAGGCTGCGGCTGACGAGCGAGGGGCCGATCACCGGTGACGGCCTGAAATCGCCGAACGTCAGGTGCCGGACGTCGGACGGCGCCATCGACCTGACGTTCGCCGGCCCGCCCACCGCCCTCGACCTGCAGTCCCGGGACGGCAGGGTGACCGCCACCGTGCCCAGGGCCGCCTACGCGATCAGCGCCCGCAGCCAGGAGGGCACCGAACGTTCCGAGCTCAAGCACGACGCCAAGAGCCCCAACACCATCACGGCCCGCAGCACCTCGGGAGACGTCCGGATCCTCCTGGCCAAGTAG